A window of the Xiashengella succiniciproducens genome harbors these coding sequences:
- a CDS encoding 1-acyl-sn-glycerol-3-phosphate acyltransferase, with the protein MEQVSERFDLIRPYFDCEINEAVNRVVIHPWFGEMVAFLFGRDKIEQMACELKNVSSVEEFQYRFSRRAVRSIVEKTAESFTFGGLENLDPSTPYLFVSNHRDIVLDSAIMQWILLENGHRTTQITFGSNLMSSQFVIDIGRINKMFTLFRGGTRIEQYQNALLHSAYIRDAILEQRESVWIAQRDGRTKNGDDRTQAALIKMFSISDREVCPTLEKLNIVPVSVSYEFEPCADSKIFECYVKSQGQQYVKAPGEDFKSVLRGITGWKGRIHMEFGTPLNGFIRKLAAEDLDFNGRTMKIAEEIDRQIHCMYNLCSFNYIAFDRLNDSLQHSGLYYSEEDIRRFETYATEVISRLDGDIAALEALFVRMYAYPLINKQQYV; encoded by the coding sequence ATGGAACAAGTCAGTGAGCGCTTTGATCTGATACGTCCTTATTTCGACTGCGAGATCAACGAAGCAGTCAATCGTGTCGTTATCCATCCCTGGTTCGGGGAGATGGTGGCTTTCCTGTTTGGAAGAGATAAGATAGAACAAATGGCTTGTGAGCTGAAGAATGTCAGTTCTGTGGAAGAGTTTCAGTACAGATTCTCACGACGTGCAGTAAGAAGTATAGTTGAGAAAACAGCCGAAAGCTTCACTTTCGGCGGACTGGAAAACCTGGATCCATCTACTCCCTACCTCTTCGTTTCAAATCACAGAGATATTGTCCTTGACTCGGCAATAATGCAGTGGATTTTGCTGGAGAATGGTCACAGGACTACCCAGATTACCTTTGGAAGCAATCTGATGTCGAGTCAGTTTGTTATAGATATCGGTAGGATCAACAAGATGTTTACCCTTTTCAGGGGTGGTACCCGTATTGAGCAATATCAGAATGCCCTGCTTCATTCTGCATATATTCGCGATGCCATCTTAGAGCAAAGGGAGTCGGTATGGATTGCACAGAGGGATGGCCGCACCAAGAATGGGGATGATCGTACCCAGGCCGCCTTGATAAAGATGTTTTCTATTAGTGACAGGGAGGTTTGTCCCACACTGGAAAAGCTGAATATAGTACCGGTAAGCGTATCGTATGAGTTTGAACCATGCGCCGATTCCAAGATATTTGAATGCTATGTAAAGTCCCAGGGGCAGCAGTATGTAAAGGCCCCTGGTGAAGACTTCAAAAGTGTGCTAAGGGGAATTACTGGATGGAAGGGCAGGATCCATATGGAGTTTGGTACGCCACTTAACGGCTTTATCAGGAAACTGGCAGCTGAAGATCTCGATTTCAATGGAAGAACTATGAAAATTGCCGAGGAGATCGACAGACAGATTCATTGTATGTATAATCTGTGTTCGTTTAACTACATAGCATTCGACAGACTTAATGACAGTCTGCAGCATAGTGGACTTTATTATTCAGAGGAAGATATCAGAAGATTTGAAACATACGCAACTGAAGTGATTAGTAGACTTGATGGTGACATAGCGGCACTTGAAGCCTTGTTTGTCAGGATGTATGCATATCCGCTAATAAACAAGCAGCAATACGTATAA
- a CDS encoding phenylacetate--CoA ligase family protein — protein MYKELSKCTREDIKAYQDSKVPEILAYVLKHSAFYKDKFRGIDISGIRTVDDLQKLPVTTKEDLQLRNKDFICVEREKIIDYLTTSGTLGAPVTFVETENDLERLALNEYLSFRCANASRDDIFQLMVTLDRRFMAGLAYFLGLRKLGAGIVRVGPGNPELQFDTIRRTGANKLVTIPSFLLKLISYAEENGIDYKSFGIEAAVCIGEPIRDKDLNLNKLGEKIKSKWDIKLYNTYASTEMGASFTECDEGVGGHLVPEILIVEFLDENDKPVKDGELGEVTITNIGVEGMPLVRFKTGDMCYHYTEPCRCGRSSLRVGPIIGRKNQMLKYKGTTLFPQSLYDNLVEIPGVKNYLIEVSTNSIDTDEILVRIGSDDKRPEFVKYIKDHFRAKLRVAPEVELMDPAEVEKLQFGPMSRKAVTFIDKRKGHGTSQ, from the coding sequence ATGTACAAAGAGCTATCAAAATGTACAAGGGAAGATATTAAGGCATATCAGGACTCAAAGGTTCCTGAGATACTGGCCTATGTGCTGAAGCATTCTGCATTTTACAAGGATAAGTTTAGAGGAATAGATATATCCGGTATCAGGACTGTGGATGACTTGCAGAAACTGCCTGTTACTACCAAAGAGGATCTTCAGCTACGCAACAAGGATTTTATCTGCGTTGAGCGTGAAAAGATAATTGATTATCTGACTACATCCGGTACCCTTGGTGCTCCCGTTACCTTCGTTGAAACTGAAAATGACCTTGAGCGCCTGGCATTGAATGAGTATCTCTCATTCAGATGTGCAAATGCCTCCAGGGATGATATATTCCAGCTAATGGTTACCCTCGACAGGAGGTTTATGGCAGGTCTGGCTTATTTTCTTGGGTTAAGAAAACTGGGAGCAGGTATTGTCAGAGTTGGTCCCGGTAATCCTGAGTTGCAATTTGATACAATTCGTCGCACAGGGGCCAACAAGCTGGTGACGATACCTTCCTTTCTTCTGAAGCTTATTTCTTATGCTGAGGAGAATGGGATAGATTATAAGAGTTTTGGAATAGAGGCTGCAGTATGTATTGGTGAGCCTATTCGTGACAAGGATCTCAACTTAAACAAGTTGGGAGAGAAGATTAAGAGCAAATGGGATATTAAGTTGTATAATACTTATGCTTCCACAGAGATGGGAGCATCCTTTACAGAATGTGATGAAGGAGTTGGGGGCCACCTGGTGCCGGAGATTTTGATTGTCGAATTCCTGGATGAGAATGACAAACCTGTGAAGGATGGAGAACTGGGAGAGGTAACAATTACAAATATTGGCGTTGAAGGTATGCCTCTGGTGCGCTTCAAGACAGGTGATATGTGTTACCATTATACAGAACCCTGCCGCTGTGGACGCAGCTCTCTCAGGGTTGGCCCGATTATAGGCCGTAAGAATCAGATGCTCAAATATAAGGGAACCACCCTGTTTCCACAGTCACTGTACGACAATCTGGTGGAGATTCCTGGTGTTAAGAATTATCTAATAGAGGTATCTACCAACAGTATAGATACAGACGAGATATTAGTCCGCATAGGAAGTGATGACAAAAGACCCGAATTTGTAAAATACATTAAGGACCACTTTAGGGCGAAGCTGAGAGTAGCCCCAGAGGTTGAGTTAATGGATCCTGCAGAAGTTGAAAAACTCCAGTTTGGTCCCATGTCACGTAAGGCTGTTACATTTATAGATAAACGAAAAGGCCATGGAACAAGTCAGTGA
- a CDS encoding alpha/beta hydrolase family protein, protein MLRQLLILGFVLIFCSIVRAEGRNEQSILPKPGGPFAIGTMKVFVTDSSRMETFITKKKFREIYIKIWYPAHVEGQSEYEGLLSDYPDEVVVDIFKAVGLDKELVGKIKESTTNSVTGPVVPVNGQKFPVVLFNPGFYFGMADFYTGIAESLASNGFIVCSVNHPYEQPYVEQSDKGVLMKKKKAQLAYLQLVLVEKFRKFELDTDEQIEDATRIYLKKLKRFDRVLRRWTTDNIAFIDYLYYVCNNDSVGGVFAVMDIDRIGVMGQSLGGAVAGQLCIDDSKRIRAGINLDGFQFGDIIDRPVELPFMLMESEHYELWRIGNEMVFRNSGPDFHSFTAKRAKHFLYSDAVSLKFLEEEDLKNMIGDVNADEINATVNEYIRAFFSKYLKGVNEPLIDNNIDNDEYRHIKLR, encoded by the coding sequence ATGCTTAGACAGCTACTGATTCTTGGTTTTGTATTGATATTTTGTTCAATTGTAAGAGCCGAAGGACGAAACGAACAGTCGATACTGCCAAAACCTGGCGGGCCATTTGCCATAGGCACTATGAAGGTCTTTGTTACCGATTCTTCACGTATGGAGACCTTTATAACTAAGAAGAAATTCAGGGAGATTTATATAAAAATATGGTATCCAGCCCATGTCGAAGGACAGTCGGAATATGAGGGTTTACTTTCAGACTATCCCGATGAGGTTGTAGTTGATATATTTAAGGCAGTTGGACTTGACAAGGAACTGGTTGGAAAAATCAAGGAAAGCACTACGAATTCGGTAACAGGGCCTGTTGTCCCGGTAAATGGACAGAAATTTCCAGTAGTTCTGTTCAATCCTGGTTTTTATTTTGGAATGGCGGATTTCTATACAGGCATAGCCGAGAGTCTGGCAAGCAATGGTTTTATAGTATGCAGTGTCAACCATCCCTATGAGCAGCCCTATGTCGAACAGAGTGACAAGGGTGTGCTGATGAAGAAGAAAAAGGCCCAACTTGCTTACCTGCAGCTTGTGCTGGTTGAGAAGTTTCGCAAGTTTGAGCTTGATACTGATGAGCAGATAGAGGATGCTACAAGAATCTATCTGAAGAAACTGAAAAGATTTGACAGGGTACTGAGAAGATGGACGACAGACAATATAGCATTTATTGATTATCTGTACTATGTTTGTAATAATGACTCCGTCGGCGGAGTCTTCGCTGTTATGGATATTGACAGGATTGGCGTGATGGGTCAGTCGCTTGGCGGTGCTGTGGCAGGACAACTTTGTATTGATGACAGTAAGAGGATAAGGGCTGGTATTAACCTCGATGGTTTTCAATTTGGAGATATTATAGACAGACCTGTTGAATTGCCATTTATGCTTATGGAAAGTGAACATTACGAGTTGTGGCGCATAGGCAATGAGATGGTATTTCGCAATTCTGGGCCGGATTTTCATAGTTTTACGGCGAAGAGGGCAAAGCACTTTCTGTATAGTGATGCTGTATCTCTGAAATTTCTGGAAGAGGAGGACTTGAAAAATATGATTGGAGATGTCAACGCAGATGAGATAAATGCAACAGTAAATGAGTATATCCGGGCGTTTTTCTCGAAATATCTGAAAGGGGTAAATGAGCCATTGATAGATAATAATATTGACAACGACGAGTACAGACATATAAAACTAAGGTGA
- a CDS encoding C45 family autoproteolytic acyltransferase/hydolase yields MHKLLKRLLRVVIILTLLLVTGTVLFRQSVKIKDPLVVNPFESGASKIYAGSDLYLFEDSWLRKNREGLWEMYVTGSPFELGYKNGILTDSLNALQEHYFVEGIRQLIPSDSYLKFLKSFLAWYNRNLDEYIPAEYREEIYGVSRFASDKYSFIGEAYPRMLNYHAAHDIGHALQNMNLVACTAFMVKGEKTEDGSMLIGRNMDFSMGDDFARNKIIAFYRPDSGNNFAFITWAGMIGVVSGMNDKGLTITLNAANSAIPTSARTPVSILARKVLQYASNIQEAYEIIDEADVFVAECFLVASATDGKAVVIEKSVDDCTIYDSGSDVLVLTNHYQSDKLASSKLNKEALVDGSSPYRHARTLQLIDSIAVHTPQTVASVLRDQRGMDGVDIGMCNEKAVNQLIAHHSVIFRPERLEMWVSANPYQLGAYICYNLNDIFTGTPVPGVAIDDSTAIIEADPFLFSKGYEDFLKYKDVLAKLKWQLKNDDAEGISEGDIQLLVNLNPEFFHAWFIAGECWLLKGELQKAELCYRKALEKEVARESEKEQLESRLSDLFGARY; encoded by the coding sequence ATGCATAAGCTATTGAAAAGACTATTAAGAGTGGTCATAATCCTGACCCTGTTACTTGTAACAGGAACGGTTCTGTTCAGGCAATCAGTCAAAATAAAGGATCCCCTTGTGGTGAATCCTTTTGAGTCTGGTGCTTCTAAGATTTATGCCGGTAGCGACCTATACCTGTTTGAAGACAGTTGGCTTAGGAAGAACAGAGAAGGCCTGTGGGAAATGTATGTAACGGGTTCGCCTTTCGAGCTTGGTTACAAGAACGGGATTCTTACTGACAGTCTTAATGCTCTTCAGGAACACTACTTTGTAGAGGGTATCAGACAGCTAATCCCCTCGGACTCCTATCTTAAATTTCTGAAGAGCTTTCTGGCCTGGTACAACAGAAACCTGGATGAATATATACCTGCCGAATACCGTGAGGAAATTTATGGTGTAAGTCGCTTTGCCTCTGATAAATACTCTTTTATAGGAGAAGCCTATCCACGGATGCTCAACTATCATGCTGCCCATGATATAGGTCATGCACTTCAAAATATGAACCTGGTGGCATGCACTGCCTTTATGGTTAAGGGAGAGAAGACTGAGGATGGCAGTATGCTGATAGGACGCAATATGGACTTTTCGATGGGGGATGATTTTGCACGCAACAAGATAATTGCATTTTACAGACCCGATAGCGGCAACAACTTTGCCTTTATCACCTGGGCCGGAATGATTGGTGTGGTATCAGGTATGAACGATAAGGGACTTACAATTACACTTAATGCGGCCAACTCAGCTATTCCTACCTCAGCAAGAACTCCGGTGTCGATACTTGCGCGCAAGGTGTTGCAGTATGCATCAAATATTCAGGAAGCCTATGAGATTATTGACGAGGCTGATGTCTTTGTGGCTGAATGCTTCCTGGTTGCTTCAGCAACCGATGGCAAAGCAGTAGTAATTGAGAAGTCGGTTGATGATTGTACTATCTATGATTCGGGGTCAGATGTGCTGGTTCTTACAAATCATTACCAAAGCGACAAGCTGGCATCATCAAAGCTCAATAAGGAGGCACTGGTGGATGGGTCATCCCCTTACAGGCATGCGCGTACCCTCCAGCTTATCGATAGTATTGCGGTGCATACACCACAAACAGTAGCTTCAGTACTGCGTGATCAAAGGGGTATGGATGGAGTTGATATAGGAATGTGTAATGAAAAGGCTGTAAATCAGTTAATAGCACATCATTCGGTAATCTTCAGACCTGAGAGACTGGAAATGTGGGTGTCTGCGAATCCATATCAGCTTGGAGCATATATTTGCTATAATCTGAATGACATATTCACCGGCACTCCAGTGCCTGGTGTAGCTATTGATGACTCTACGGCTATTATCGAAGCCGATCCATTCTTGTTTTCAAAAGGTTATGAGGATTTTTTGAAGTATAAAGATGTGCTTGCCAAACTAAAGTGGCAATTGAAGAATGATGATGCTGAAGGAATAAGTGAGGGTGATATACAACTACTTGTGAATCTGAATCCTGAGTTTTTCCATGCCTGGTTTATAGCCGGTGAATGCTGGCTCTTGAAAGGAGAGTTGCAAAAAGCTGAGCTGTGCTATCGCAAGGCCCTTGAAAAGGAGGTTGCCAGAGAATCTGAGAAGGAGCAACTGGAAAGCAGGCTTAGTGACTTATTTGGAGCGAGATACTAG
- a CDS encoding phytoene desaturase family protein, producing the protein MRDKYDIVIIGSGFGGLMCGAFLSKHGFKVVLLEMGKVAGGNLQSFVKNGAVFNTGLHYVGAMEKGQILNKIFNYLGVLDRVEFDRLDPDCYDRIIIGDREYASASGFENYAARLISYFPGEETAIRNYVEKIRAVWNSNPFINLRDIDKDKDNVSPFSTEGLVDVINSLTDNEELKAVLLANNGLYAGMPERTPFYVHALINCVFIQSAFTVKGGSYRLADALVSIIREQGGEVLTGKKVVKIRCEELNAVAAVTEDGEEFCADNFYSSIHPAEAVKLFEEGVFRKPFIRRLTEMPNTIGSFILYIKFKKKSFRHFASSIYFSTNTDVWGAKYRLEEWPKSVMMYTSPDEDSAWAQSATVITFMHYDEVAHWEDKQRRNSDPDYEAFKSDRSERVFEMLEKRFHGIRDASESWFSSTPLTYRDYTGSPEGSMYGIAKDYKSEVGPYMPVRTRISNFIMTGQSIGVHGIMGVAMNSIIASSVLIDVNQLIREIREAN; encoded by the coding sequence ATGAGAGATAAGTATGACATAGTGATAATAGGAAGCGGTTTTGGGGGACTGATGTGTGGTGCCTTTCTTTCCAAACACGGTTTCAAGGTTGTACTGCTTGAAATGGGTAAGGTAGCTGGAGGTAACCTGCAAAGCTTTGTGAAGAATGGTGCGGTTTTCAATACGGGATTGCACTATGTGGGTGCCATGGAGAAGGGGCAGATTCTAAACAAAATATTCAACTACCTTGGGGTGCTTGACAGGGTTGAGTTTGACAGACTGGATCCCGACTGCTATGACAGAATCATTATTGGTGACAGGGAATATGCCTCTGCCTCAGGATTTGAGAACTATGCGGCAAGACTGATTTCATACTTTCCCGGAGAGGAAACTGCTATCCGTAACTATGTAGAAAAGATTCGTGCTGTATGGAACAGCAATCCCTTTATTAATCTGAGGGATATCGACAAGGATAAAGATAATGTCAGTCCCTTCTCTACTGAAGGCCTTGTGGATGTAATCAATTCTTTAACAGATAACGAAGAACTGAAAGCTGTGCTTCTGGCCAATAACGGACTATATGCTGGTATGCCCGAACGAACGCCCTTCTATGTTCATGCCCTAATCAACTGTGTATTTATTCAAAGTGCCTTTACAGTTAAAGGAGGCAGTTATCGTTTGGCCGATGCACTTGTAAGCATTATCAGGGAACAGGGGGGGGAAGTCCTGACGGGAAAGAAGGTTGTTAAGATTAGGTGTGAAGAGCTGAATGCTGTGGCAGCTGTTACAGAGGACGGTGAGGAGTTTTGTGCCGACAATTTTTACTCCAGTATTCATCCTGCCGAGGCTGTCAAATTGTTTGAAGAGGGCGTATTCAGAAAGCCCTTTATCAGACGATTAACTGAAATGCCAAATACTATCGGATCATTTATTCTATACATAAAATTTAAGAAGAAGAGTTTTCGTCATTTTGCTTCAAGTATTTATTTTTCAACTAATACTGATGTGTGGGGAGCAAAGTATAGGTTGGAGGAATGGCCTAAGTCAGTAATGATGTACACATCACCTGATGAGGATTCTGCATGGGCCCAGAGTGCCACTGTAATTACTTTTATGCACTATGATGAGGTGGCACACTGGGAGGATAAGCAACGTCGCAACAGCGATCCTGATTATGAGGCCTTTAAATCTGACAGGTCAGAACGGGTCTTCGAAATGCTTGAAAAACGTTTTCATGGTATCAGGGATGCCTCGGAGTCATGGTTTTCTTCTACACCTTTGACTTATCGTGATTATACAGGTTCACCCGAAGGTTCAATGTATGGCATAGCAAAAGATTACAAGAGTGAAGTAGGACCCTATATGCCAGTCAGGACGAGGATAAGCAACTTTATCATGACTGGGCAAAGTATCGGTGTGCATGGCATCATGGGTGTTGCCATGAATTCCATAATTGCAAGTTCCGTTCTCATTGACGTCAACCAACTAATTCGAGAGATCAGGGAGGCTAACTGA